The following are encoded together in the Paludisphaera mucosa genome:
- a CDS encoding YegP family protein gives MKFVLYRDKRGEYRWRLVASNGKIIATSSEGYKDKRDCQAMIDAIRKNGSATMVVDEVAAK, from the coding sequence ATGAAGTTCGTCCTGTATCGGGATAAGCGCGGCGAATATCGGTGGCGGCTGGTGGCCTCGAACGGCAAGATCATCGCCACCAGCAGCGAGGGCTACAAGGACAAGCGGGATTGCCAGGCGATGATCGACGCCATTCGCAAGAATGGATCGGCGACGATGGTCGTGGACGAAGTCGCGGCCAAGTGA
- a CDS encoding transposase: MALARAALTVACETLPAYSSKFSRKDFTQHQLFAMLAVRRFLKLDYRGLEVLLREWAELREALGLRKVPDHSTIQKAARRLLATDAPVLGWFGPPRSPRRAA; the protein is encoded by the coding sequence GTGGCGCTGGCCAGGGCGGCCCTGACCGTCGCGTGCGAGACGCTGCCAGCGTACTCGTCGAAGTTCTCACGCAAGGACTTCACCCAGCATCAGCTCTTCGCCATGCTGGCCGTCCGTCGTTTCCTGAAGCTCGACTACCGCGGCCTGGAAGTCCTCCTCCGCGAGTGGGCCGAGCTGCGCGAGGCCCTGGGGCTCCGCAAGGTCCCCGACCACTCGACGATCCAGAAGGCGGCCCGACGCCTGCTGGCGACCGACGCCCCCGTCCTCGGCTGGTTCGGCCCGCCGAGGTCGCCCCGCCGCGCGGCCTGA
- a CDS encoding TfoX/Sxy family protein, giving the protein MPERSRRGGRPASREKPSQAWFVDVLERLSPLGEVTSRAMFGGRGIYQRGRIFALAFRERLYFKVDVESEPEYLAAGMGPFRPSERQTLKSYYEVPQGVLGDPELLVSWAAEAIRAAQRSARR; this is encoded by the coding sequence ATGCCTGAACGATCCCGGCGCGGCGGTCGACCCGCGAGCCGCGAGAAGCCCTCCCAGGCCTGGTTCGTCGACGTCCTCGAGCGGCTCTCCCCGCTGGGCGAGGTCACGAGCCGGGCGATGTTCGGCGGCCGCGGGATCTATCAGCGGGGGAGGATCTTCGCGCTCGCGTTCCGGGAGCGGCTCTATTTCAAGGTCGACGTGGAGTCGGAGCCGGAGTACCTGGCGGCCGGCATGGGGCCGTTCCGGCCCAGCGAGCGGCAGACGTTGAAGTCGTATTACGAGGTGCCGCAAGGGGTCCTCGGCGACCCGGAGCTGCTCGTCTCCTGGGCCGCCGAGGCGATCCGTGCGGCTCAACGGTCGGCCCGAAGATGA